A single region of the Streptomyces sp. ITFR-16 genome encodes:
- a CDS encoding pitrilysin family protein, which translates to MEYHPQPAPGVARPWAFPAPERGSLPNGLTVLRCHRPGQQVVAVEIFLDAPLDAEPEGLDGVATIMSRALSEGTDKQSAEEFAAELERCGATLDAHADHPGVRVSLEVPASRLAKALGLVAEALRAPAFADSEIERLVGNRLDEIPHEQANPARRAAKQLSKELFPATARMSRPRLGTEETVARIDSAAVRAFYDAHVRPSTATAVVVGDLTGIDLDALLADTLGDWSGNTAEPRPVPPITADDTGRVVIVDRPGAVQTQLLIGRIGADRHDSVWPAQVLGTYCLGGTLTSRLDRVLREEKGYTYGVRAFAQVLRSSAPDSASGATGAAMLAISGSVDTESTGPALEDLWKVLRTLAAEGLTDAERETAVQNLVGVAPLKFETAASVAGTLADQVEQHLPDDYQAQLYARLAETGTVEATAAVVNAFPGDRLVTVLVGDAAQIEEPVRALGIGEVSVVSG; encoded by the coding sequence ATGGAGTACCACCCGCAGCCCGCCCCCGGCGTGGCCAGGCCCTGGGCCTTCCCCGCGCCCGAGCGCGGCTCCCTGCCCAACGGCCTCACGGTGCTGCGCTGCCACCGCCCCGGCCAGCAGGTCGTCGCCGTCGAGATCTTCCTCGACGCCCCGCTGGACGCCGAGCCCGAGGGACTGGACGGGGTCGCGACGATCATGTCGCGCGCACTGTCCGAGGGCACCGACAAGCAGAGCGCCGAGGAGTTCGCCGCCGAGCTGGAGCGGTGCGGCGCCACCCTGGACGCCCACGCCGACCACCCCGGTGTCCGGGTCTCCCTGGAGGTTCCGGCGTCCCGGCTGGCCAAGGCGCTCGGCCTGGTCGCCGAGGCGCTGCGGGCGCCGGCCTTCGCCGACAGCGAGATCGAGCGGCTGGTGGGCAACCGCCTGGACGAGATCCCCCACGAGCAGGCCAACCCGGCCCGCCGCGCGGCCAAGCAGCTCTCCAAGGAACTCTTCCCGGCCACGGCCCGCATGTCGCGCCCGCGGCTGGGCACCGAGGAGACCGTGGCGCGGATCGACTCCGCCGCCGTGCGCGCCTTCTACGACGCGCACGTCCGCCCGTCCACCGCGACCGCCGTGGTCGTCGGCGACCTGACCGGCATCGACCTGGACGCGCTGCTCGCCGACACCCTCGGCGACTGGTCGGGCAACACGGCCGAGCCCCGTCCCGTCCCGCCGATCACCGCCGACGACACCGGCCGTGTGGTGATCGTGGACCGGCCCGGCGCGGTGCAGACGCAGCTGCTGATCGGCCGGATCGGCGCCGACCGCCACGACAGCGTGTGGCCGGCCCAGGTGCTCGGGACGTACTGCCTGGGCGGCACGCTCACCTCCCGGCTCGACCGGGTGCTGCGCGAGGAGAAGGGCTACACGTACGGCGTGCGGGCCTTCGCCCAGGTGCTGCGCTCCTCCGCCCCGGACTCCGCCTCGGGGGCGACGGGGGCCGCGATGCTCGCCATCAGCGGGTCCGTGGACACCGAGTCCACCGGTCCGGCGCTGGAGGACCTGTGGAAGGTCCTGCGCACGCTGGCGGCCGAGGGGCTGACGGACGCCGAGCGCGAGACGGCCGTGCAGAACCTCGTGGGCGTCGCCCCGCTGAAGTTCGAGACGGCGGCCTCCGTCGCGGGCACCCTGGCCGACCAGGTCGAGCAGCACCTCCCGGACGACTACCAGGCGCAGCTGTACGCGCGCCTCGCCGAGACGGGCACGGTGGAGGCCACCGCGGCCGTGGTCAACGCGTTCCCGGGGGACCGGCTGGTCACGGTGCTGGTCGGCGACGCCGCGCAGATCGAGGAGCCCGTCAGGGCGCTCGGCATCGGAGAGGTGTCGGTCGTCAGCGGCTGA
- a CDS encoding pitrilysin family protein, with protein MPMGHTATAQAGSGGLTATEHRLANGLRVVLSEDHLTPVAAVCLWYDVGSRHEVKGRTGLAHLFEHLMFQGSGQVKGNGHFELVQGAGGSLNGTTSFERTNYFETMPTHQLELALWLEADRMGSLLAALDEESMENQRDVVKNERRQRYDNVPYGTAFERLTALAYPEGHPYHHTPIGSMADLDAATLEDARTFFRTYYAPNNAVLSVVGDIDPEQTLAWIEKYFGSIPSHDGKQPPRDGALPGTIGGQLREEVREEVPARALMAAYRLPHDGTRECDAADLALTVLGGGESSRLHNRLVRRDRTAVAAGFGLLRLAGAPSLGWLDVKTSGGVEVAQIEAAVDEELARFAEEGPTPEEMERAQAQLEREWLDRLGTVAGRADELCRYAVLFGDPQLALTAVHRVLDVTAEEVKAAAAAQLRPDNRAVLVYEPIESAESAEEADAATDTDAPEGADQ; from the coding sequence ATGCCCATGGGTCACACGGCCACAGCCCAGGCCGGCTCCGGCGGCTTGACAGCGACCGAGCACCGTCTGGCCAACGGCCTGCGCGTGGTGCTCTCCGAGGACCATCTGACCCCGGTCGCCGCGGTGTGCCTCTGGTACGACGTCGGCTCGCGCCACGAGGTCAAGGGACGCACAGGTCTGGCTCACCTCTTCGAGCACCTGATGTTCCAGGGCTCCGGCCAGGTCAAGGGGAACGGGCACTTCGAGCTGGTGCAGGGCGCCGGCGGCTCGCTCAACGGGACGACCAGCTTCGAGCGCACCAACTACTTCGAGACGATGCCGACGCACCAGCTGGAGCTGGCCCTGTGGCTCGAGGCCGACCGGATGGGCTCCCTGCTCGCCGCGCTCGACGAGGAGTCCATGGAGAACCAGCGCGACGTCGTCAAGAACGAGCGCCGACAGCGCTACGACAACGTCCCGTACGGCACCGCGTTCGAGAGGCTCACCGCCCTCGCCTACCCGGAGGGCCACCCGTACCACCACACCCCGATCGGCTCGATGGCCGACCTGGACGCGGCCACCCTCGAGGACGCGCGGACCTTCTTCCGTACGTACTACGCGCCGAACAACGCGGTGCTGTCGGTCGTCGGTGACATCGACCCCGAGCAGACGCTCGCCTGGATCGAGAAGTACTTCGGCTCCATCCCGTCGCACGACGGCAAGCAGCCGCCGCGCGACGGCGCGCTGCCCGGGACCATCGGCGGCCAGCTGCGCGAGGAGGTCCGCGAGGAGGTGCCGGCGCGCGCCCTGATGGCCGCCTACCGGCTGCCCCACGACGGCACCCGCGAGTGCGACGCCGCCGATCTCGCCCTCACCGTGCTCGGCGGCGGCGAGTCGTCCCGGCTGCACAACCGCCTGGTCCGCCGCGACCGGACGGCCGTCGCCGCCGGATTCGGGCTGCTCCGGCTGGCCGGCGCGCCCTCGCTCGGCTGGCTGGACGTCAAGACGTCCGGCGGGGTCGAGGTGGCACAGATCGAGGCCGCCGTCGACGAGGAGCTCGCCCGGTTCGCCGAGGAGGGCCCCACGCCCGAGGAAATGGAACGCGCGCAGGCCCAGTTGGAGCGCGAGTGGCTGGACCGCCTCGGCACGGTCGCGGGCCGCGCCGACGAACTGTGCCGGTACGCGGTGCTGTTCGGCGACCCCCAGCTCGCCCTGACCGCCGTGCACCGGGTCCTCGACGTCACGGCGGAAGAGGTCAAGGCCGCCGCCGCGGCCCAGCTGCGGCCCGACAACCGGGCGGTCCTGGTCTACGAGCCCATCGAGTCGGCCGAATCCGCCGAAGAGGCGGACGCCGCCACCGACACCGACGCGCCGGAAGGGGCGGACCAGTGA